TTGATACAAGTATAAGATTTGTATGGATTTTCATATTTTCATGTGCGAATGAGTCAAAAGGACAATATATATTGAATCAATATGTATACATACAGTACATATAACAGTTCCAAGTAGAGCCCATTTGGATTCCATGAAACGAAATTGAAGTTTGAACAATGTATTAATTTGGTAAAATGTATTACAGGTGATAGGAGTGAAGCAATTTGAGCTAACGGAGGGAGTGGATTTAACGGGTGTAGCCACAACCTTATTGAGTTGCAACATTTCAACGGCGCTTATAATTGACAACAAATCTAAAGTATTTGGTGTCCATATTTTATCTCCGGTGGTAGATATTTACTTTGGTCGTGTACCTTTCGTTATATCTCAAGTAAGTCCATCAATTATGTTTTAATTGGATTTGTTTAAAACTTTTAATCAAGTGGTTAGTTAAGTAATTTGTAGTGAAAGTGAATGGTTAAAACTTAAAAGTGATTGGTTAAACATAGGGAATCTTTTGGGCCAATGAAAAGTGAATGGGCCGATGTACGATATACTTAAAAGCTGATGAAACAATTGGGCGGGTGAATTTAGAAGGCTAGTGGTTGTAGTCGTAATTCGTAAAATTGTAATGTTTAATATAATGTATAATGTTTGTATGTTCCCCCCAAACTGCTAACTTGAAATCAAATCCATCAGTTGAAAGTTGACTGCTAACTTGAAATCAAATCCATCAGTTGAAAGTTGAAAGTTGAAAGTTGAAAGCTTCAACCCAAAAATAAGTGGTTAAATATCTGGATTGCAATACTATTACGGTGTACGGAAAAGTAGTCCGTAGTCCGTACTACGTATTATTAATTAGTAAATTAGTAATTGAATGGGTTGGAACTTGTTTTGTAGGGAAGTAAGATGTACATTCGAAGCCGAGAATGGAGGGAAGTGTCAGTTTACGCAGGAACAATGAAGAAGGCAATGTACGGAGGTGGGTCAAATATGAAAGACATGCTTAATTCACCAAGTGGACTACCTTTGTTTATCACTCTCACTTTCAACTCGTATTTCAGAGTGGTTCCAAACTTGATTCACTCCCGCTTCCATCATCAGGCTCATTGTTTACTGCTTCTTCATAATTTATATGACCAAAAACATCGCACTATCACCCAGTCTTACAATACCACCTGCCACCTTCTatcttcttaattttttttattttcttaaatttGTGGTTATCGACCTATATATGTACAAGCCCACAACCAAAGTCCAAACAGTATATTTCTATTGTAACTTCTCTTGTCATTTAATCAAGGGAATGGAGAAGCATATAATCCTGTATTCCCATATTAGTTAATGGACCAACTAATTTAATTACCCACTTTAACtccattcaagtattcaactcCGTATTTGTATTTGTGTACCACTGTAATATACTTAACCATTAAATTAGTGCATCTTACTTGAGCTGGTGTTTGGTCCACTAGTGACTAGGTGGAGAGTAGTGATGGAATTGTTTAGGTTACCATGTGGAGGACACACGCCATTTCCAATTTTCAATCTAAATCTGTCGTCTAAGGGAATGCCAAACACACGCATGTAATCCATCGACTATATTTTAATTCAAGTTTACCTCATGAATCAACTCTGTACTAGTGTACTCGTATATACGGAGTacctataaaataaaatacaagtaatctaaaaactaaaaaaaaggaTTGAGAAAGTGGAAGACATCATTAAACCCACGGTCCACGGATTGAGAAAGTCCAAGAATGTTTAAAGTTGATGATCCACTATATCATCATTAATAATCaagcttaattaattaatatacgcgtacctttttatttattaattatattacATTAGTATTACTACTATATGTTGACACTCACTAAttataaattcgaaaatatacaggtcgcaacttgcgacctttaaaTCGTGTCACAATGCATGAGGATCGGAATAataaaaatgataaaggtcgtaatTTGCGacttttaagccgtgtcacaatgatgacatgccATGGTTATGTGTCATGACTTATGAATGTAACAGGAAACCAAAAATTTAACTTACATAacatattatacatgttacaaaaaaggtaggaaaatctattctaatttacaaattgaaaatGTAATTTTTCATTTCAGAAAAATGtttataatttgtataggaaattagaaaaaaaaatacttttataTTACTTAtataggaaattaaaataaaaaatacatttactaatttatacttagaaaataaaaatatgttAGAAAATACGAAGTAAAAGATAAAGAAGGCATTGGTTTTGGTCTTTCACCTTCATCTATCCTGTTTGACACATCTATTATAATGAAAATTaatttatatacgaagtatgaaaATATGTCTTTAATTTatgtaatttatattttaaacgatttggtattttaattaaacttataaTTATTTCTTTCCACGGGTGATATCATCCTGCATAAAAAACTAACCtaatcattaaaataatattttaaagtaatgtataattatgattttttttacataaaatatattattaattacatTATAAATTACTAAAGACAAAATTTTAGTAACCCGTGTTAAGTTTGAGATGTTTATAGTATCCGACATCCGTctcaaaatccgtctctaataaTACATAATATTGTAGTGGAGCTTTAATTCATAACTAGTTAGTGGCCCAGTCGATGCCCCGGAGTGTTGCATATAATTCAAGTTTTATTTtaatcatttcaaattcacttatAAATTTCCTCATATACGCAGTTTGACCATAATATGAATTTCATTACATGTCCAATTTAAgaataaaattggttaaccaACTGCCGTTAAACtatttttttgagtaatttTGCATTTGCCGTGATTTCTCATTAATTTTCTCAGAATATATACATAGCTAGATTAGGGTTATCTAAGGCTATTCTAGTaattacaaaataattaaattacatTAATTACAAATACATATTCTATCAGTTTGATATAAATACATTTCTAGAAAAGATAAATGATTTGATtagtaaatgaataaaaattaagAAACTTTTTGTTACCATAAATTATTATTCAAATACATAAATTTTGGGTATTAAAGATTTATGCATTCATAAGTatgatttttctcatttttaattgttttaaagtcATAAGTTGTGTCATTGGAGTGATGGTTAAAACTTTGCATTAACATATAAGAGGTCATAAGTTCAAGTATGgataacaacattttttttatgatGATACAATAAACGATGTGTGTATATGACATGTCACTGCTATACCATGTCACTTGTCAAGTAATCGTGACACATGGAGAGATGTCATAAAATGCCTTGaagttttaatatatatatagattagtGAGTGTCAAACATATGGTAGTAAATTAGTAACACTAATgtaataattaacaataataatccgGTGTGGGTATTTGCAATTGGCAACATACCTGGAATGAGAAAGAATTGAAGTGCACTTATCTCAgcagattattatattaattaattaattaattaatatcccCAGCATATATAATTTATAAGTGGGCTGATAATATTTGTTGGCGGGCTGGGCTGGTGTTTAATTATTCAAGTGTGTGAGCACTTATCAATAATTCGTAAATTTAACGTACTCGATCATCCTATAAAAGTCATCTTTTACGGCGGCGTAtcacattaaaaaaaagtaaactcCACCTCCCAGAAAGGGTAATAAAGAGAAATTACCAATCGACCACACTAGCTACATCCTAAATTGCTAAGCCAAGCCACTAAGTGAATAcatacactagtggaaaaagggtcatttgcatcgcacttttaagcacatttgcgtcgcacatcgtgcgtggcaaaagctctcgacgcaaatgactaaaagtcatttgcgtcgcacatttgtgcgacgcaaatgaaccttatttgcgtcgcacatttagcaaatgtgcgttgcaaatgacttttcagcaccatgcctgaaaagttatttgcaacgcacattagctaaatgtgcgacgcaaatgacttttcagcaccatgcctaaaaagtcatttgcaacgcacattagctaaatgtgcgacgcaaatgacttttaggcgaaaaaaaaaaagtcatttgccacgcacattagctaaatgtgcgttgcaaatgacttttttcccaataaaaggcaaattcaccatagatcacccaacatgttgataacctaactacacttttaacataaaagtttaagtGAACCATAAACGAATGAGGCCCAAGATATCATTCAAGCAGATGAAAAAAACTCCATTGTcagaccaaaatcaaacaaattacaatatgaaataaaaataaaaatttgaaccGAGAAAAAAAAAGCCGAGAAATTAAAATTGAAGCACACTAAATTATGAATTTACAGCGTTCGTGCGACACTAAGACAAACAGGGAGGACTTCTCCTGGACGCTTCAAAATTTCAATTACCAAATCAATTTGAGAGTTGAGAtcatgcttggataagcaacttCCCATGACACACGTAGCACGCAGCGTCAGCGTCAGCGTATTCAAAGACAAATGAGGGAACCATTCAAGAGTCCCAAGAGCAAGATCAAAGGCGACAATTCTCACAAGTTTAGCGGATTGAAGAGCAATTGTTACCGAGTTTGTTTCCCTTTCTCAAGTTTTAACTTTTCAGTTCTCCTACAATAAAAATTTAGAAATTCATTAATTATCTGAACAGCTTGTTTTCAGTCTCAAGAAATGATTCAAACCTACCCAGATCAACAAAAAAACTAACATTAGGTTCATATTTCTCACTAACTGCGCCACCTTTTTGTTTCTGGAATTGGATGTACCGCAATGTGCTTGCAAAGAAAGCTTCAGCAGCAGAATCTGTTGCCGCATTATCACTTTGCATCTCTGTAGTAATTAATTCCATTAGATCCTGGATTGTATTGACGGTGATTTGGTTGTTTCCCTTCTCAAAAAAATAGAGATACCTAAATATGATGGCAAACTCCAAACTTAAATATGCTGTGAATTATCATGGAAATTCAAACATCCAACACGGTCAGAAAACAAACTTTTCT
This sequence is a window from Spinacia oleracea cultivar Varoflay chromosome 1, BTI_SOV_V1, whole genome shotgun sequence. Protein-coding genes within it:
- the LOC130466018 gene encoding sugar transporter ERD6-like 6 isoform X3: MVGAIASGQISKYIGRKGSLMIASIPNIIGWLVVSFSRRCKVIMRQQILLLKLSLQAHCGTSNSRNKKVAQLVRNMNLMRTEKLKLEKGKQTR
- the LOC130466018 gene encoding vacuolar protein sorting-associated protein 35B-like isoform X1, with product MVGAIASGQISKYIGRKGSLMIASIPNIIGWLVVSFSRGNNQITVNTIQDLMELITTEMQSDNAATDSAAEAFFASTLRYIQFQKQKGGAVSEKYEPNVSFFVDLGELKS
- the LOC130466018 gene encoding sugar transporter ERD6-like 6 isoform X4 is translated as MVGAIASGQISKYIGRKGSLMIASIPNIIGWLVVSFSRRCKVIMRQQILLLKLSLQAHCGTSNSRNKKVAQLVRNMNLMLVFLLIWEN
- the LOC130466018 gene encoding vacuolar protein sorting-associated protein 35B-like isoform X2; translation: MVGAIASGQISKYIGRKGSLMIASIPNIIGWLVVSFSRGNNQITVNTIQDLMELITTEMQSDNAATDSAAEAFFASTLRYIQFQKQKGGAVSEKYEPNEN